The genomic segment GGCTTGGGTGCATCAGGCGGTTCGCCAGTTCACCATCGGTGGTGAACAGCAGCAGACCACAGGTGTTGACATCAAGGCGACCGACTGCAATCCAGCGCGCACCGCGCAGTTTCGGCAGACGATCAAAAACGGTTGGGCGGCCTTCCGGATCGCTGCGCGTGCATAGCTCGCCTTCCGGTTTGTAATAGGCCAGGACGCGGCAGATTTGCTCAACGGACTCTTTAACCGAGATCAGGTGGCCATCAATACGGATTTTCAGGGCGGGCGTAACATCAACGCGATCGCCTAAGGTGGCGATTTTGCCATCGACACTGACGCGACCGGCTTCGATCATGGCTTCAATTTCACGGCGGGAGCCATGACCGGCTCGCGCCAGCACTTTCTGTAACTTTTCGCTCATGGAGCTTCCTTCAGGTGTCGCCTTCCCAGGCGTCGAACAGGATAACCGGGATGGGGCGCGCCAGGTTCCGGCCGCCCCCCGATTTCAGGCCGCGTAGTATAGCGGTAAGCACTCTCACAGGAAAGGCTTAACATCCCCTACGCCCTCGCGCAGTACAACCGGCGCATCGTCAGTCAGATCAACCACCGTGGTCGGCTGCTGGCCGAGATAACCGCCGTGGATAATCAGGTCTACCTGTTTTTCCAGGCGATCTTTGATTTCATCCGGGTCGGACTCGGTAAATTCACTGCCCGGCAGCATCAGCGAGGTAGAAAGCATCGGCTCGTCGAGCGCTTCAAGCAGTGCGAGCGCGATAGGATTCGACGGCACGCGAAGCCCGATAGTCTTACGCTTCTCCTGCAACAGACGGCGCGGCACCTCTTTGGTGCCTTTAAGAATAAAGGTGTAATTACCCGGCGTGTTGTTTTTGATAAGACGGAACGCCACGTTATCCACATACGAATAAGTCGACAGCTCAGACAGATCGCGACAC from the Cronobacter condimenti 1330 genome contains:
- a CDS encoding L-threonylcarbamoyladenylate synthase, which encodes MSQFFYIHPDNPQPRLIKQAVEIVRKGGVIVYPTDSGYALGCKLEDKGAMERICRIRDLPDGHNFTLMCRDLSELSTYSYVDNVAFRLIKNNTPGNYTFILKGTKEVPRRLLQEKRKTIGLRVPSNPIALALLEALDEPMLSTSLMLPGSEFTESDPDEIKDRLEKQVDLIIHGGYLGQQPTTVVDLTDDAPVVLREGVGDVKPFL